A single region of the Salvia miltiorrhiza cultivar Shanhuang (shh) chromosome 8, IMPLAD_Smil_shh, whole genome shotgun sequence genome encodes:
- the LOC130996760 gene encoding E3 ubiquitin-protein ligase PUB23-like codes for MAEIEVPSYFLCPISLEIMKDPVTISTGITFDRDSIEKWIFSYKNRTCPLTKQPLSDADLTPNVTLRRLIQSWCTLHASHGVERLPTPKPPVTKPQLLSLLAGAGATPQTQIKCLHRLRSIASTNQTNRICMEKSGAADFLAALVVGASGETSGEALSILHSLQLSESSLKTLASRPEFVNCLTRFMQSSSYESRAYAVMMLKSMAEVADDPAHLFSSNPQILIELIQILKDQICKKATKAALKVLIAICAWGRNKIKAAQAGLVGVMINLLLESTDKRSSEMMLTVLDLVCQCAEGRAELLQHGAGLAVVSKKILRVSHVGSERAVRVLHSVARFSATAAVLQEMVQIGVVAKLCLLLQVECGVKTKERARDILKMHARAWRNSSCVPHTFVSLCQS; via the coding sequence ATGGCGGAAATCGAAGTCCCCTCGTATTTTCTGTGCCCCATTTCGCTGGAGATCATGAAGGACCCCGTCACCATCTCCACCGGCATAACCTTCGACAGAGACAGCATCGAGAAATGGATATTCTCCTACAAGAACCGCACCTGCCCCCTCACAAAGCAGCCCCTCTCCGACGCCGACCTCACCCCCAACGTCACCCTCCGCCGCCTCATCCAGTCCTGGTGCACCCTCCACGCCTCCCACGGCGTTGAGCGCCTCCCCACCCCCAAGCCCCCCGTCACCAAACCCCAGCTCCTCTCTCTcctcgccggcgccggcgccacCCCCCAAACGCAGATCAAGTGCCTCCACCGCCTCCGATCCATCGCCTCCACCAACCAAACCAACCGAATTTGCATGGAGAAATCCGGCGCCGCCGATTTCCTCGCCGCGCTAGTCGTCGGAGCGTCGGGAGAGACCTCGGGGGAGGCTTTGAGCATTCTCCACAGCCTCCAGCTATCGGAATCCAGCCTCAAAACCCTAGCTTCTAGACCCGAATTCGTCAATTGCTTAACCAGATTTATGCAATCTTCCAGCTACGAATCGCGAGCTTACGCAGTCATGATGCTGAAATCGATGGCGGAAGTCGCCGATGATCCAGCTCACCTTTTCAGCTCAAATCCTCAAATATTAATCGAGTTAATTCAAATCTTAAAAGACCAGATCTGTAAAAAAGCGACCAAGGCAGCGCTGAAGGTGCTGATCGCGATCTGCGCGTGGGGCAGAAATAAAATCAAAGCAGCGCAAGCCGGATTGGTCGGAGTGATGATCAATCTCCTTCTCGAGTCGACCGATAAGAGGTCGTCGGAGATGATGCTGACGGTGCTGGATCTGGTGTGCCAGTGCGCAGAGGGAAGGGCGGAGCTGCTGCAGCACGGCGCCGGATTAGCCGTGGTGTCGAAGAAGATACTTAGGGTTTCGCACGTAGGGAGTGAGAGGGCGGTGAGGGTGCTGCACTCGGTGGCGAGATTCTCGGCGACAGCGGCGGTGTTGCAGGAGATGGTGCAGATCGGAGTGGTGGCGAAGCTGTGCCTGCTGCTGCAGGTTGAGTGCGGGGTGAAGACCAAGGAGAGGGCAAGGGATATCTTGAAGATGCATGCCAGAGCCTGGAGGAATTCTTCATGCGTGCCTCATACTTTCGTTTCTTTGTGTCAATCTTGA